In Glycine max cultivar Williams 82 chromosome 7, Glycine_max_v4.0, whole genome shotgun sequence, a single window of DNA contains:
- the LOC100500365 gene encoding soluble inorganic pyrophosphatase 1, whose translation MSDENNEEPCENRPVPRLNERILSSLSRRSVAAHPWHDLEIGPGAPMIFNCVVEITKGSKVKYELDKKTGLIKVDRVLYSSVVYPHNYGFIPRTLCEDNDPIDVLVLMQEPVLPGCFLRARAIGLMPMIDQGEKDDKIIAVCADDPEYKHYTDFKELPPHRLMEIRRFFEDYKKNENKEVAVNDFLPASTAVESIQYSMDLYAEYILHTLRR comes from the exons ATGAGTGATGAGAATAATGAAGAACCTTGCGAAAACCGTCCGGTTCCCCGTTTAAATGAAAGGATTCTTTCATCTTTGTCTAGGAGATCAGTTGCTGCTCACCCTTGGCATGATCTTGAAATTG GACCTGGAGCGCCTATGATTTTCAATTGT GTTGTGGAGATCACTAAGGGAAGCAAGGTCAAATACGAACTTGACAAAAAGACTGGATTAATTAAG GTTGATCGGGTTTTGTACTCATCAGTTGTTTATCCTCATAACTATGGTTTCATCCCAAGAACTCTGTGTGAAGACAATGATCCAATTGATGTCTTGGTTCTCATGCAG GAGCCAGTTCTTCCTGGTTGTTTCCTGCGAGCCAGGGCCATTGGATTGATGCCTATGATTGACCAG GGGGAGAAGGATGATAAAATTATTGCAGTATGTGCTGATGATCCAGAATATAAGCACTATACTGACTTCAAAGAACTTCCACCTCATCGCCTCATGGAGATTCGCCGCTTCTTTGAAGATT ACAAGAAGAATGAGAACAAGGAGGTAGCAGTTAATGATTTTCTACCTGCATCCACTGCCGTTGAATCCATCCAGTACTCAAT GGATCTTTATGCGGAGTATATTCTGCATACCTTAAGGCGATAG